GCTGTCCGATAAATAGTGTCTATATCGGCGGTATATGTCCGCAAAAACCCTAGCGAACAACTCTGGTGGCCGCTTCTTATTCGCATCGCTTACGGTGCTGCGTTTGGGCAGGTGAGTAAACCCCAAGTGTTTCAGACCTTCGCTATAACCCGCTAAACCACTGGTGAGTTCGCGAAGCCCTGAAGTTCTTTGCAACACGGCAAAATCATAGACCCCATCAAGGTCCATGTATTGAGCTTCTTTACAGCGAAGTCTGCACCGGTTTCAACTACCGCATTATGGAAGTCTTTTCGGTTGATAAGCGATAACAGCTGTCCGTAAACCGGAGTTCCAGCCTTTGCCTTAATTTTGCCCATGGTACCATTAATTATGGAAAGGGATCCGCGACGCAATCAGGGGTCCCTTTCCTATTTTAGCAGTGCAAAATTATCCGGTCCGTTCTATTGTTCCGGACGGCAGTGATACACTATTGATGGATCCGGTGGAATGTTCACCGATAAGGATGCCAGTGCCAAGTCTGACTTCGCCATTGGCGGTAACCTCATTCAATGGTCGAAAGAAACAGCCGGCGATGGCTACCAGGTCAGCCTGATCGTGGAATGGTCCGTTTATAGTTTTGCTGAGAAGAAGGTGGTCATGAAGATGGAAGGAGCTGGTTTTTCCGACGCCGGATTAACCAATTATAACCAGTCCTTGGTCATTGGCATGCAGGATGCGATCAGAGCGCTATTGAATAGTGCGGAATTCCAAGCGCTGGTGAAGAGTTAAGTGAACCATATTTAAGATTTTCGGATCCCGAAGAAGCAATTCTTCGGGGTCCTTTTTTTTGGGTTCGGTCACGGATCGATCATACACGTCCGCAATTATCTCGTCCCACTTTTGATGGAGTCCTGGGGTTAGTGAAATGCAAGGCTTCATTAGGGTGGAATGATCTGTTCGCGGAGCGCGGATTAGTGTTCACGGCTGACCCCTTTACCGCCTTATGTGGTGAATTCATCCGGTTATTCCCCCAACCTCCGTACATTCGCAGCCGAAATCCAACGAAAAATGGCACAGGACCCACAGGCGCAAGCCATCCGTAAGCGCAAGGCTACCCTAAAGATCGCACGTTTAAAGGCTGCCAAAGAGGCTGCCGAGCAGAAGGACGGCAAAAAGGAGAAGACGGCCTAGACAATACAGTTCAACACCGGTAAGCCCGGTGTTTCCGAAGATGCCCGGCTTTCACGCCGGGCTTTTTGGCTATGCTGTTCAGCAAATGGCCGATCAAGGAAGCTGTTCGGTTCGGATATTCGTGGGCACAACCCCTCCAATATTGGTGAGAATAATGTCCCGGTCGTTGTCCTGTCCGGTATAGATCACATTGCCATCCATATTAACGTCCGTAGTGCGGTACCCGCTCACAGTATTCGTTGGCACTATACCACCGATCTCAGTAAGGATGGGGTCGCGGTCATTGTTTTGGCCCGTGTACATCAATTCATCGTCGAAAACCGTATTCCCCGCCCATAGCACGTTCCGCCCGACCGACGCATAAGTCGCCTGTGTGCCGAACAGCGGTACACTGCCATTACCAAGGTCGTAATTGCGCACCGCTACGCTGATCTCAACCGGTGAAGCGGACATAACACCTAAATGGTTCCGATGACGGACCGCAACATGATATTGACCTACAGCTACATCGAACTGAACGGGCGAGATGCCGTCCACACCTACGATATCACTGTCGCGTTGCAGTAATGCACAGCGGCTCGTACGAATGATCGAAGGGTCAACAGCATCCCGTAATTCCAGGATCACCCAATCGACGATCGCATTGGGTCCGGTAACTGCTAATACCGCAGGTGCTATGGTCTCACCTCCAGCGTTGTTAGTATGAGAGTAACCCAATGACGTATAGGGCTCTTGCAAAGGGATCAAACCTTGGGAACGTAATTCATCATCCATGAGGCCGTTTGATTCGTTGTACGGCCCTTGCAACGTAGCTCTTATGTTAACGGAAAGTTTAGGTCGCAGAACGAATAGACCTTCGTAGATGCTGCTCACGATCACGATACCGCTTTTGAAGAACGGGTAGTTTCCCCAAGCACCATTATAGCTCCGTCCATTGTTCGCAGTGTATGTATCGAACATACCTACCATGCT
The nucleotide sequence above comes from Flavobacteriales bacterium. Encoded proteins:
- a CDS encoding choice-of-anchor B family protein; this translates as TEDAHYGGFGNSHTIFADKTEPYVYVVGSNVGGGGLLVINVSNPLVPVLEGTFTQEGYIHENTVFTYNGPDTEHVGKKISFNFHINANDRVTIVDVTDKTDINMIATTPVYTVRSLCHQGWMTEDHRFLLMNDEGDEASGNYNTRTHIFNIENLDVPVYIGYYSGPNASYDHNLYVTKGLVWEANYTSGLHILDPINVASAQLSMVGMFDTYTANNGRSYNGAWGNYPFFKSGIVIVSSIYEGLFVLRPKLSVNIRATLQGPYNESNGLMDDELRSQGLIPLQEPYTSLGYSHTNNAGGETIAPAVLAVTGPNAIVDWVILELRDAVDPSIIRTSRCALLQRDSDIVGVDGISPVQFDVAVGQYHVAVRHRNHLGVMSASPVEISVAVRNYDLGNGSVPLFGTQATYASVGRNVLWAGNTVFDDELMYTGQNNDRDPILTEIGGIVPTNTVSGYRTTDVNMDGNVIYTGQDNDRDIILTNIGGVVPTNIRTEQLP
- a CDS encoding DUF4372 domain-containing protein — translated: MGKIKAKAGTPVYGQLLSLINRKDFHNAVVETGADFAVKKLNTWTLMGSMILPCCKELQGFANSPVV